A single window of Gemmatimonadales bacterium DNA harbors:
- the infB gene encoding translation initiation factor IF-2 produces MVKTKVQDLATEFGVPTEQLMSVLKDMHVVVRGPLHPLDDAQVAAIRLRWEREKRKQATAEEPKKTRRRTTKASAAPAAPAPAAPTAKRRRTAAEVAESEAAAQAEAEKVAAESATFEREKPVVFERPEPQPSAPMPTLDERARALFKDLPPAPEPEAEPEPVDEPPPPPPKAVAPPPPPLPPIPPRTVLPPSVTSGGEGGPPARRTFVPPRVQRGPAGPRPVFSSTSGAPNRGGAPSGERGGFGGGQRPGGPGRPGGTFNRPGGPQRPGGPPRGGQRPGGPPGRPAGPGGAPGAPARNFGPDAPSRSAQGGRKKAKRGRKSYVDQDQVQANILKTLQGMKGGPRKRRSDEPSYRDMLASRSAEEREREKTRIRVNEFISVAELAELMKVPATQIVQFAFKEMGMMVTVNQRLDFDQIELIASEFGFEAMREEEYAAELGSEAPEEAPELLQPRSPVVTIMGHVDHGKTSLLDYLRKANVVAGEAGGITQHIGAYHVSLPSGKEITFLDTPGHQAFTAMRARGAQVTDIVVLVIAADDQVMPQTIEAISHAKNAGVPIIVAINKVDLPAANIPKVKQDLLQHQVVLEEFGGNVLSAEISAKKGTGIDHLLEQILLQTEILDLKANPDSEASGTVLEATLDPGKGPLATVLVQRGTLRVGDNFICGKFSGRVRAMTDERGKAVKQAGPSIPVRVLGFEGVPAAGDSFISIVDAVEARDIAQKRQRLEREAQNRRSQRGGSLEDISRQLQAGRVTQLPIIIKADQGGPAEALADAISHLSNSEVRVEVVHRGVGAITESDVLLASSSGAIIIGFHVRPDANARAAAEREHVDIRTYRIIYEAVEDVRKALEGLLKPEEKEIVLGEAEVLETFKVSRVGTIAGCAVRSGVIARTAKARVVRDGSVVYTGTFGSLKRFKEDVREVKEGFECGIAIENFNDLKVGDRIEAFRVEEVKRTLAASAGAET; encoded by the coding sequence GTGGTCAAGACGAAAGTCCAAGATCTCGCGACGGAATTCGGAGTCCCGACAGAGCAGCTGATGTCGGTGCTCAAAGACATGCATGTCGTCGTCCGGGGGCCGTTGCACCCGCTCGACGATGCGCAGGTAGCTGCTATCCGGCTCCGCTGGGAGCGCGAAAAGCGCAAGCAGGCTACCGCCGAGGAGCCCAAAAAGACGCGGCGCCGAACCACCAAAGCGAGTGCAGCCCCGGCGGCGCCTGCTCCCGCGGCCCCGACCGCCAAGCGTCGCCGGACCGCGGCCGAAGTGGCCGAGTCCGAAGCCGCTGCGCAGGCTGAGGCCGAGAAGGTCGCGGCCGAATCAGCGACGTTCGAGCGCGAGAAGCCCGTCGTGTTCGAGCGCCCCGAGCCGCAGCCCTCCGCGCCGATGCCGACGCTGGATGAACGGGCCCGCGCTTTGTTCAAAGACCTGCCGCCCGCACCGGAGCCAGAGGCTGAACCGGAGCCGGTCGACGAGCCTCCACCGCCCCCGCCCAAGGCTGTGGCCCCGCCGCCCCCGCCGTTGCCCCCGATTCCGCCGCGGACGGTGTTGCCGCCTTCGGTTACCTCAGGTGGTGAAGGCGGCCCGCCGGCGCGTCGAACTTTCGTACCTCCGCGGGTTCAGCGCGGTCCGGCCGGTCCTCGCCCGGTTTTCAGCAGCACCTCGGGTGCCCCGAACCGTGGTGGCGCCCCGTCGGGCGAGCGCGGCGGTTTTGGCGGGGGGCAGCGCCCCGGTGGTCCCGGGCGTCCGGGAGGTACCTTCAACCGGCCAGGCGGACCGCAGCGTCCCGGTGGGCCGCCCAGGGGTGGCCAGCGTCCCGGCGGCCCGCCCGGACGTCCGGCAGGTCCGGGTGGTGCGCCGGGGGCCCCGGCGCGGAACTTCGGTCCCGATGCGCCGTCCCGTTCGGCGCAGGGTGGTCGGAAGAAGGCCAAGCGGGGGCGGAAGAGCTATGTCGATCAGGATCAGGTGCAAGCCAACATCCTGAAGACGCTCCAGGGCATGAAGGGCGGTCCGCGCAAGCGCCGCTCCGACGAGCCCAGCTACCGCGACATGCTCGCCAGCCGAAGCGCCGAGGAGCGGGAGCGGGAAAAGACCCGGATTCGGGTCAACGAGTTCATCTCGGTGGCCGAACTGGCCGAGCTGATGAAGGTGCCGGCGACGCAGATCGTCCAGTTTGCCTTCAAAGAGATGGGCATGATGGTCACCGTGAACCAGCGGCTCGACTTCGATCAGATCGAACTGATCGCGTCGGAGTTCGGGTTCGAGGCCATGCGGGAAGAGGAGTACGCGGCCGAACTGGGCAGCGAGGCGCCGGAAGAGGCGCCGGAGCTGCTCCAGCCGCGCTCGCCGGTGGTCACGATCATGGGTCACGTCGACCATGGTAAGACCTCGTTGCTCGACTACCTGCGCAAAGCGAACGTGGTCGCGGGTGAAGCGGGCGGGATCACCCAGCACATCGGCGCCTACCATGTCTCGCTGCCGTCGGGCAAGGAAATCACCTTCCTCGACACACCGGGTCACCAGGCCTTTACCGCCATGCGCGCCCGCGGTGCGCAGGTCACCGACATCGTGGTGCTCGTCATCGCAGCCGACGACCAGGTGATGCCGCAGACGATCGAGGCGATCAGTCACGCCAAGAATGCCGGTGTGCCCATCATCGTCGCGATCAACAAGGTCGACCTGCCGGCGGCCAATATCCCCAAGGTCAAGCAGGACTTGCTGCAGCATCAGGTCGTGCTGGAAGAGTTTGGCGGCAACGTGCTTTCAGCCGAGATCTCGGCCAAGAAAGGCACCGGGATCGACCATCTGCTGGAGCAGATTCTGCTGCAGACCGAGATTCTCGACCTTAAGGCCAATCCGGACTCGGAGGCGTCGGGTACGGTGCTCGAGGCGACGCTCGATCCGGGCAAGGGCCCGTTGGCGACCGTGCTGGTTCAGCGGGGCACGCTTCGGGTGGGCGACAACTTCATCTGCGGCAAGTTCTCCGGGCGCGTCCGCGCCATGACGGACGAACGCGGCAAAGCGGTCAAGCAAGCTGGTCCGTCGATTCCGGTGCGCGTGCTCGGATTCGAGGGTGTGCCGGCGGCCGGCGACAGCTTCATCAGTATCGTCGATGCGGTCGAAGCGCGTGACATCGCGCAGAAGCGACAGCGGCTCGAGCGGGAAGCGCAGAATCGGCGCAGCCAGCGGGGTGGATCGCTCGAGGACATCAGCCGGCAGCTTCAGGCCGGCCGGGTCACCCAACTGCCCATCATCATCAAGGCCGACCAGGGCGGTCCGGCCGAAGCGCTGGCCGACGCGATCTCGCATCTGTCCAACAGTGAAGTGCGAGTCGAGGTCGTGCATCGCGGTGTCGGTGCCATTACCGAGAGCGATGTGCTGCTGGCCAGCAGTTCCGGCGCGATCATCATCGGCTTCCACGTTCGTCCCGACGCCAACGCGAGGGCCGCGGCGGAGCGGGAGCACGTCGATATTCGCACCTACCGGATCATCTACGAGGCTGTCGAGGACGTTCGCAAAGCCCTCGAAGGCCTGCTCAAGCCGGAAGAGAAGGAAATCGTCCTGGGCGAGGCCGAGGTGCTCGAGACGTTCAAAGTCTCCCGGGTCGGCACCATTGCCGGTTGTGCGGTGCGGTCGGGCGTCATTGCCCGGACTGCCAAGGCTCGCGTGGTGCGCGATGGCTCGGTGGTCTACACCGGCACGTTCGGCAGCCTGAAGCGGTTCAAAGAAGACGTCCGCGAGGTCAAGGAAGGGTTCGAGTGCGGTATCGCCATCGAAAACTTCAACGATCTCAAGGTGGGCGATCGGATCGAGGCGTTCCGGGTCGAGGAAGTGAAGCGGACCCTCGCCGCGAGCGCCGGGGCGGAGACCTGA
- a CDS encoding ribosomal L7Ae/L30e/S12e/Gadd45 family protein, whose translation MTGLIGLLGLGLRAGHVVIGVEAVRRALQEGECRCIVVASDASQRALEKASRLATARGVPQIPGPTAQELGARLGKPPVMVVGVRDPALADGLIRLAGAQDAMEA comes from the coding sequence ATGACCGGACTGATCGGTCTGCTGGGGCTGGGACTCCGGGCGGGCCATGTGGTGATCGGAGTCGAAGCGGTGCGGCGCGCGCTTCAGGAGGGCGAGTGCCGCTGTATCGTCGTGGCAAGTGATGCGAGTCAGCGGGCGCTGGAAAAGGCGTCGCGGCTGGCGACCGCGCGCGGGGTGCCGCAGATCCCCGGCCCGACGGCGCAGGAGTTGGGGGCCCGGCTGGGCAAGCCCCCGGTGATGGTGGTGGGTGTACGTGATCCTGCGCTGGCAGACGGACTGATCCGTCTTGCCGGAGCGCAGGATGCGATGGAGGCCTGA